A single region of the Actinoplanes sp. SE50/110 genome encodes:
- a CDS encoding metalloregulator ArsR/SmtB family transcription factor, whose amino-acid sequence MKNGVLAKDGAAASAAASDGRTRDRVARLLLERGAATAAELGAQLGLSPAAIRKHLDAMLADHLVETREVRRTGPRGRGRPAKAFVLTAAARESLPHHYDNIAAAALRWIAQHNGPEAVTAFAGSQIRALEDRCRTALDEAGADPITRAEALADALTAEGYAASATTIASGGQLCQHHCPVAHVAAEFPQLCDAETEVISRLIGTHVQRLATIAHGDGVCTTHIPAGSTHNPATTVRTDSDD is encoded by the coding sequence GTGAAAAACGGTGTGCTGGCCAAAGACGGTGCGGCGGCGTCAGCCGCGGCATCCGACGGCCGCACCCGTGACCGGGTCGCCCGGCTGCTGCTGGAGCGCGGCGCGGCCACCGCGGCCGAGCTCGGCGCCCAGCTCGGTCTCAGCCCCGCGGCGATCCGCAAGCACCTCGACGCGATGCTCGCCGACCACCTGGTCGAGACCCGCGAGGTGCGGCGCACCGGGCCCCGCGGCCGCGGTCGCCCGGCGAAGGCGTTCGTGCTGACCGCCGCCGCCCGGGAGAGCCTGCCGCACCACTACGACAACATCGCCGCCGCGGCGCTGCGCTGGATCGCGCAGCACAACGGGCCGGAGGCGGTCACCGCGTTCGCCGGGTCGCAGATCCGCGCGCTGGAGGACCGCTGCCGCACCGCCCTCGACGAGGCCGGCGCCGACCCGATCACCCGGGCGGAGGCGCTCGCCGACGCGCTGACCGCCGAGGGCTACGCTGCCAGCGCGACCACGATCGCGTCCGGCGGGCAGCTGTGCCAGCACCACTGCCCGGTGGCACACGTGGCCGCCGAGTTCCCTCAGCTGTGCGACGCCGAGACCGAAGTCATCTCCCGGCTCATCGGCACCCACGTGCAGCGCCTCGCCACCATCGCGCACGGCGACGGGGTGTGCACCACGCACATCCCGGCCGGCTCGACGCACAACCCCGCAACCACGGTTAGGACAGATAGCGATGACTGA
- a CDS encoding RimK family alpha-L-glutamate ligase has product MPTGRRVALVTCAAFPDLWDDDHPLRDALRSRGVAVDAVRWDEPDADWAGYDLVVVRSPWDYVARHEQFVAWARSVPRLLNPADIIVWNTDKRYIGELAAAGVPVIPTGFVGPGEAWTPPSSGEWVVKPTVSAGSQDTARYRLPAQAAQAQAHVGRLTAEGRTAMVQPYLAAVATEGETALLFFPDESGELAFSHAIRKGPMLRQTGEHVIDVGSEEITPRTASEAEREVARLALTAVPGGSKRLLYARVDVIPGPDGAPQVIELELSEPGLFLLTAPGAADRLADAVLARL; this is encoded by the coding sequence ATGCCCACCGGCCGCCGGGTCGCCCTGGTCACCTGCGCGGCCTTCCCCGACCTCTGGGACGACGACCACCCGCTGCGCGACGCCCTGCGCTCGCGCGGCGTGGCCGTCGACGCCGTCCGCTGGGACGAGCCGGACGCCGACTGGGCGGGCTACGACCTGGTCGTGGTCCGCTCCCCGTGGGACTACGTCGCCCGCCACGAACAGTTCGTCGCCTGGGCCCGGAGCGTCCCGCGGCTGCTCAACCCGGCGGACATCATCGTCTGGAACACCGACAAGCGGTACATCGGTGAGCTTGCCGCCGCGGGGGTTCCGGTCATCCCGACCGGCTTCGTCGGGCCCGGGGAGGCCTGGACCCCGCCGTCCAGCGGTGAGTGGGTGGTCAAGCCGACAGTCTCGGCCGGCAGCCAGGACACCGCTCGCTACCGCCTGCCCGCTCAAGCGGCGCAGGCTCAGGCGCATGTCGGCAGGCTGACCGCTGAGGGGCGGACCGCGATGGTCCAGCCGTACCTGGCGGCGGTCGCCACCGAGGGGGAGACGGCGCTGCTGTTCTTCCCGGACGAGTCCGGTGAGCTGGCCTTCAGCCATGCCATCCGGAAAGGGCCGATGCTGCGCCAGACCGGCGAGCACGTCATCGACGTGGGCAGCGAGGAGATCACGCCGCGGACGGCATCCGAGGCGGAGCGGGAGGTGGCCCGGCTGGCGCTCACCGCGGTGCCCGGTGGGTCGAAGCGGCTGCTCTATGCCCGGGTTGACGTCATCCCCGGTCCGGATGGGGCGCCGCAGGTCATCGAGCTGGAGCTGAGCGAGCCGGGGCTGTTCCTGCTCACCGCTCCGGGTGCCGCGGACCGTCTGGCCGACGCCGTCCTCGCGCGTCTCTGA
- a CDS encoding heme A synthase, whose protein sequence is MKLLPTLTRPFAAWLRPLALATLVANVALIVTGAAVRLTDSGLGCPTWPKCTDESYTTTAAMGVHGAIEFGNRLLGFVLAALAIAGFLGALGRRPRRRSLVRLSVAAGLGVPMQAVLGGITVLTHLNPWVVGSHFLLSVALITVSYAFWRRIDDGDAAPRALVPAPLRPLAAITALASLAVITVGTVVTGSGPHSGDRGAKRNGLDPAAVSQVHADLVFLLIGLSAALWFALRAVPAPDTAVRAAAVLVAVELGQGLIGFVQYFTHLPVVLVAAHMLGAGLVWWATLAVLWSLRTRAAVAGDLETTTTPAPEPVPAA, encoded by the coding sequence GTGAAGTTGTTGCCGACCCTCACCCGCCCGTTCGCCGCCTGGCTGCGCCCGCTCGCCCTGGCGACCCTGGTGGCCAACGTCGCGCTGATCGTCACCGGCGCGGCGGTCCGGCTCACCGACTCCGGCCTCGGCTGCCCCACCTGGCCCAAATGCACCGACGAGTCGTACACGACGACCGCCGCGATGGGCGTGCACGGCGCGATCGAGTTCGGCAACCGGCTGCTCGGTTTCGTGCTGGCCGCCCTGGCCATCGCCGGCTTCCTCGGCGCGCTCGGCCGGCGGCCCCGCCGCCGGTCGCTGGTCCGCCTCTCGGTCGCGGCCGGCCTCGGCGTCCCGATGCAGGCGGTGCTGGGCGGCATCACCGTGCTCACCCACCTCAACCCGTGGGTGGTCGGCTCGCACTTCCTGCTCTCGGTCGCGCTGATCACCGTCTCCTACGCCTTCTGGCGCCGGATCGACGACGGCGACGCCGCACCACGCGCCCTGGTCCCCGCGCCCCTGCGCCCGCTCGCCGCGATCACCGCCCTGGCCAGCCTGGCGGTCATCACGGTCGGCACGGTGGTCACCGGCAGCGGCCCGCACTCCGGCGACCGCGGCGCCAAGCGCAACGGCCTGGACCCGGCCGCCGTCTCCCAGGTCCACGCCGACCTGGTCTTCCTGCTGATCGGCCTCTCGGCGGCGCTGTGGTTCGCGCTGCGCGCGGTCCCGGCTCCGGACACCGCGGTCCGGGCGGCCGCGGTGCTGGTCGCCGTCGAGCTCGGTCAGGGTCTCATCGGCTTCGTCCAATATTTCACGCATCTGCCGGTCGTCCTGGTCGCCGCCCACATGCTCGGCGCCGGCCTGGTCTGGTGGGCGACGCTGGCGGTCCTCTGGTCCCTCCGGACGCGCGCCGCCGTCGCCGGCGACCTCGAGACCACGACGACGCCGGCTCCGGAACCGGTTCCGGCCGCATAG
- a CDS encoding heme o synthase: MITERSVQRRSPGVAEPAPREETRRERMAVFRAYLALTKPAIVELLLVTTVPTMMLAAGGWPDLVTFLAVLVGGALAGGAASALNCYIDRDIDVLMKRTKRRPLPSHQISPRAVLIFGLALAVVSVALMAVLTNWLATALTAFSIFYYDVIYTLWLKRRTPANTFWGGVCGAAPVVIGWAAVTGSIAPMGWALFAVVFFWQMPHFYALAIKYKDDYARAGIPMLPVVRSVARVNFEILLYTVLTVASSLAAWPLGTGLGLGWIYGSAAMITGVLFLGESVRLVYQTRNGGMVKPMRLFQLSITYLTVLFMAIAVDALV, translated from the coding sequence ATGATCACCGAGCGTTCCGTCCAGCGACGGTCGCCCGGCGTGGCGGAGCCTGCGCCACGCGAGGAGACCCGACGTGAGCGGATGGCGGTGTTCCGGGCCTACCTGGCTCTGACCAAGCCGGCGATCGTCGAGCTGTTGCTGGTCACCACGGTGCCCACGATGATGCTGGCCGCCGGCGGGTGGCCCGACCTGGTCACCTTCCTCGCGGTGCTGGTCGGCGGGGCTCTCGCGGGCGGCGCGGCGAGCGCGTTGAACTGTTACATCGACCGCGACATCGACGTGCTGATGAAGCGGACCAAGCGGCGGCCGCTGCCCAGCCATCAGATCAGCCCCCGCGCGGTGCTGATCTTCGGGCTGGCGCTGGCGGTGGTCTCGGTGGCGTTGATGGCGGTGCTGACCAACTGGCTGGCGACCGCACTCACCGCGTTCTCGATCTTCTACTACGACGTGATCTACACGCTCTGGCTGAAGCGGCGGACCCCGGCGAACACGTTCTGGGGCGGCGTCTGCGGGGCGGCTCCGGTGGTCATCGGGTGGGCCGCGGTGACCGGATCGATCGCCCCGATGGGGTGGGCGTTGTTCGCAGTCGTCTTCTTCTGGCAAATGCCGCACTTCTACGCGCTTGCCATCAAATACAAGGATGACTACGCGCGGGCCGGCATCCCGATGCTTCCCGTGGTGCGCTCGGTGGCCCGGGTGAACTTCGAGATCCTGCTCTACACCGTGCTCACCGTCGCCTCCTCGCTGGCCGCCTGGCCGCTGGGGACCGGGCTGGGGCTCGGCTGGATCTACGGCTCGGCCGCGATGATCACCGGTGTGCTGTTCCTCGGCGAGTCGGTGCGGCTGGTCTACCAGACCCGCAACGGCGGCATGGTGAAGCCGATGCGGCTGTTCCAGCTCTCCATCACCTACCTGACGGTGCTCTTCATGGCGATCGCCGTCGACGCACTGGTCTGA
- a CDS encoding non-heme iron oxygenase ferredoxin subunit — MSFENVGPASDIAKGTALRVEVDGVEIAVVHADDDTFYAVRDECSHASVALSEGEVDGCTLECWLHGSRFDLRTGEPSGPPAIDPVAVYPVEIRDGDIHVSTTPSNGVQP, encoded by the coding sequence GTGAGCTTCGAGAACGTCGGGCCGGCGTCCGACATCGCGAAAGGCACCGCGCTCCGGGTGGAGGTCGACGGCGTCGAGATCGCGGTGGTGCACGCCGACGACGACACCTTCTACGCGGTCCGTGACGAGTGCAGCCACGCCTCGGTGGCGCTCTCCGAGGGCGAGGTCGACGGGTGCACGCTGGAGTGCTGGCTGCACGGCTCCCGCTTCGACCTGCGCACCGGCGAGCCCTCCGGACCGCCCGCCATCGACCCGGTGGCGGTCTACCCCGTCGAGATCCGCGACGGAGACATCCACGTTTCCACGACACCGAGCAATGGAGTACAGCCGT
- the sufD gene encoding Fe-S cluster assembly protein SufD: protein MTTIAPPSTKSQVLRSFDVTDFPALTGLEEEWRFTPLKRLRDLVKATKLDGAAPSVEHGDLPAGVTVSTAADVDPVLTPFDRISALAYGSAATVTVIEVAAEAEPTEAAVIRLVGKGGAAAAARTVVRVGRFAKATVVLQQTGTVTLADNVEVIIGDGAQLTFVTLAEWDTDAVQAQHVKFRVGKDARVQHVQVTLGGDLVRQFTSVEYAGRGGDAELWGLYFADAGQHHEHRQLVDHSVPDCRSHVGYRGALQGTSAHTVWVGDVLIRAAATGTDTYEINRNLILTDGARADSVPNLEIETGEVAGAGHASATGRFDDEQLFYLMARGIPEGEARKLVVRGFFAELINKIPVEELRERLGDAIEARLVEAGA, encoded by the coding sequence ATGACTACCATCGCCCCGCCGAGCACCAAGTCGCAGGTGCTGCGCTCCTTCGACGTCACCGACTTCCCGGCCCTCACCGGCCTGGAGGAGGAGTGGCGTTTTACCCCGCTGAAGCGGCTGCGTGACCTGGTCAAGGCCACCAAGCTGGACGGCGCGGCCCCGTCGGTGGAGCACGGCGACCTGCCGGCCGGCGTCACGGTGTCCACCGCCGCCGACGTCGACCCGGTGCTCACCCCGTTCGACCGGATCAGCGCCCTGGCCTACGGCTCGGCGGCCACCGTCACCGTGATCGAGGTGGCCGCCGAGGCCGAGCCCACCGAGGCGGCCGTGATCCGGCTGGTCGGCAAGGGCGGCGCGGCCGCGGCCGCGCGCACCGTGGTCCGGGTCGGCCGGTTCGCCAAGGCGACCGTCGTGCTGCAGCAGACCGGCACGGTCACCCTGGCCGACAACGTCGAGGTGATCATCGGCGACGGCGCCCAGCTGACCTTCGTGACGCTGGCCGAGTGGGACACCGACGCGGTGCAGGCCCAGCACGTGAAGTTCCGGGTCGGCAAGGACGCCCGGGTGCAGCACGTGCAGGTCACCCTCGGCGGTGACCTGGTCCGGCAGTTCACCAGCGTGGAGTACGCCGGGCGGGGCGGCGACGCCGAGCTCTGGGGGCTGTACTTCGCCGACGCCGGCCAGCACCACGAGCACCGCCAACTGGTCGACCACAGCGTGCCCGACTGCCGCAGCCACGTGGGGTACCGGGGCGCGCTGCAGGGGACGTCGGCGCACACCGTCTGGGTGGGTGACGTGCTCATCCGCGCGGCGGCCACCGGGACCGACACGTACGAGATCAATCGGAACCTGATCCTCACCGACGGGGCCCGGGCCGACTCGGTGCCCAACCTGGAGATCGAGACCGGTGAGGTGGCCGGCGCCGGGCACGCCAGCGCGACCGGGCGGTTCGATGACGAGCAGCTGTTCTACCTGATGGCTCGCGGCATCCCCGAGGGCGAGGCGCGCAAGCTGGTGGTCCGCGGCTTCTTCGCCGAGCTGATCAACAAGATCCCGGTCGAGGAGCTGCGCGAGCGGCTCGGCGACGCGATCGAGGCCCGTCTGGTGGAGGCCGGGGCATAG
- the tkt gene encoding transketolase, producing MDAVEKAGNGHPGTAMSLAPAAYLLFNRVMRHDPTDPHWAGRDRFVLSCGHSSLTLYIQLFLSGYSTSLDDLKALRQWDSLTPGHPEYGHTPGVEITTGPLGQGIGNAVGMAMAARRERGLFDPQAEPGRSPFDHQIYAICSDGDIEEGVSHESSAIAAVQKLGNLTVIYDDNQISIEDDTRIAKSEDVGARYEAYGWHVQTVDWRSSDPYVEDVEALWDAIQAAKAVTDKPSFIVLKTIIGWPAPKKQNTGKIHGSALGKDEITATKALLGFTDEPFAIDDEVVKHAQQAVERGKAAHAEWNEAFAAWGSANAEAKALFERLAAKRLPEGWAAALPEFPADEKGLATRAASGKVLEALAPVLPELWGGSADLAESNNTTMKGEPSFIPAEYATKEFPGHEYGRTLHFGIREHGMGSILNGIAVHGGTRPYGGTFLVFSDYMRGAVRLSALMKLPVVFVWTHDSIGLGEDGPTHQPIETLTALRAIVGLDVVRPADANETAWAWRGALEHHDRPTALALSRQNLPTLDRSKYASAEGTLKGGYILSEASSGTPKVILIASGSEVAVSLTAQERLEAEGTPTRVVSMPCQEWFFQQDTAYQQEVLPHGVKARVTVEAGIRMSWDRLLGDAGEAVSIEHYGASAPAKILFEQFGFTADNIVAKANASLAKVGVITGHTTGN from the coding sequence ATGGATGCCGTCGAGAAGGCCGGCAACGGCCACCCCGGCACGGCCATGAGCCTGGCGCCGGCCGCCTACCTGCTGTTCAACCGCGTGATGCGGCATGACCCGACCGACCCGCACTGGGCGGGCCGCGACCGGTTCGTGCTCTCCTGCGGTCACTCCAGCCTCACCCTCTACATTCAGCTCTTCCTCAGTGGCTACAGCACCTCGCTGGACGACCTGAAGGCGCTGCGGCAGTGGGACTCGCTGACCCCGGGCCACCCCGAGTACGGTCACACCCCCGGCGTCGAGATCACCACCGGCCCGCTGGGCCAGGGCATCGGCAACGCGGTCGGCATGGCCATGGCGGCCCGCCGCGAGCGCGGCCTGTTCGACCCGCAGGCCGAGCCCGGCCGGTCCCCGTTCGACCACCAGATCTATGCGATCTGCTCGGACGGTGACATCGAGGAGGGCGTCAGCCACGAGTCGAGCGCCATCGCCGCGGTGCAGAAGCTCGGCAACCTCACGGTGATCTACGACGACAACCAGATCTCCATCGAGGACGACACCCGGATCGCCAAGTCCGAGGACGTCGGCGCCCGCTACGAGGCGTACGGCTGGCACGTGCAGACCGTCGACTGGCGCTCGTCCGACCCCTACGTGGAGGACGTGGAGGCGCTCTGGGACGCCATCCAGGCGGCCAAGGCGGTCACCGACAAGCCGTCGTTCATCGTGCTGAAGACGATCATCGGCTGGCCCGCGCCGAAGAAGCAGAACACCGGCAAGATCCACGGCTCCGCGCTGGGCAAGGACGAGATCACCGCCACCAAGGCGCTGCTCGGCTTCACCGACGAGCCGTTCGCCATCGACGACGAGGTGGTCAAGCACGCGCAGCAGGCGGTCGAGCGCGGCAAGGCGGCGCACGCCGAGTGGAACGAGGCGTTCGCCGCCTGGGGCTCGGCCAACGCCGAGGCCAAGGCGCTGTTCGAGCGGCTCGCGGCCAAGCGGCTGCCGGAGGGCTGGGCGGCCGCGCTGCCCGAGTTCCCGGCCGACGAGAAGGGCCTGGCCACCCGGGCCGCGTCCGGCAAGGTGCTGGAGGCGCTGGCGCCGGTGCTCCCGGAACTCTGGGGCGGCTCGGCCGACCTGGCGGAGAGCAACAACACCACGATGAAGGGCGAGCCGTCGTTCATCCCGGCCGAGTACGCGACCAAGGAGTTCCCCGGTCACGAGTACGGCCGCACGCTGCACTTCGGCATCCGTGAGCACGGCATGGGCTCGATCCTCAACGGCATCGCGGTGCACGGCGGCACCCGCCCGTACGGCGGCACCTTCCTGGTCTTCAGTGACTACATGCGCGGCGCGGTGCGGCTGTCCGCGCTGATGAAGCTGCCGGTCGTCTTCGTGTGGACGCACGACTCGATCGGTCTCGGCGAGGACGGCCCGACGCACCAGCCGATCGAGACGCTGACCGCGCTGCGCGCCATCGTCGGTCTCGACGTGGTCCGCCCGGCCGACGCCAACGAGACGGCGTGGGCCTGGCGGGGTGCCCTGGAGCACCACGACCGGCCGACCGCGCTGGCCCTGTCCCGGCAGAACCTGCCGACCCTGGACCGGTCGAAGTACGCCTCGGCCGAGGGCACCCTCAAGGGCGGCTACATCCTGTCCGAGGCGTCCTCGGGCACCCCGAAGGTGATCCTGATCGCTTCCGGCTCCGAGGTGGCGGTCTCCCTGACCGCGCAGGAGCGCCTGGAGGCCGAGGGCACCCCGACCCGGGTCGTCTCGATGCCCTGCCAGGAGTGGTTCTTCCAGCAGGACACCGCGTACCAGCAGGAGGTCCTGCCGCACGGGGTGAAGGCGCGGGTCACCGTCGAGGCCGGCATCCGGATGAGCTGGGACCGCCTGCTCGGCGACGCCGGCGAGGCGGTCTCGATCGAGCACTACGGCGCCAGCGCGCCCGCCAAGATCCTCTTCGAGCAGTTCGGGTTCACCGCGGACAACATCGTGGCGAAGGCCAACGCCTCGCTGGCCAAGGTCGGCGTGATCACCGGTCACACGACCGGCAACTGA
- the sufB gene encoding Fe-S cluster assembly protein SufB has protein sequence MTDQIVTQEEHLAALGKYEYGWADADVAGAAATRGLSEAVVRDISAKKSEPQWMLDLRLKGLRLFDRKPMPNWGADLTGIDFQNIKYFVRSTEKQAASWEELPEDIKATYDKLGIPEAEKQRLVAGVAAQYESEVVYHAIREDLEAQGVLFLDTDTALKQHEDIFKEYFGTVIPVGDNKFAALNTSVWSGGSFIYVPKGVHVDIPLQAYFRINTENMGQFERTLIIADEGSYVHYVEGCTAPIYSSDSLHSAVVEIIVKKNARVRYTTIQNWSNNVYNLVTKRATCEEGATMEWIDGNIGSKVTMKYPAVYMTGPHAKGEVLSIAMAGEGQHQDSGAKMVHAAPHTSSTIVSKSIARGGGRTSYRGLVQVLEGSAHSKSTVKCDALLVDTISRSDTYPYVDIREDDVNMGHEATVSKVSEDQLFYLMSRGLTEDEAMAMIVRGFIEPIAKELPMEYALELNRLIELQMEGAVG, from the coding sequence ATGACTGACCAGATCGTCACTCAGGAAGAGCACCTGGCCGCCCTCGGCAAGTACGAGTACGGCTGGGCCGACGCCGACGTGGCCGGTGCCGCCGCGACGCGGGGTCTGTCCGAGGCCGTGGTGCGCGACATCTCCGCGAAGAAGAGCGAGCCGCAGTGGATGCTCGACCTGCGGCTCAAGGGCCTGCGCCTGTTCGACCGCAAGCCGATGCCGAACTGGGGCGCCGACCTGACCGGGATCGACTTCCAGAACATCAAGTACTTCGTGCGTTCCACCGAGAAGCAGGCCGCCTCCTGGGAGGAGCTGCCGGAGGACATCAAGGCGACGTACGACAAGCTCGGCATCCCGGAGGCGGAGAAGCAGCGCCTGGTCGCCGGTGTCGCCGCGCAGTACGAGTCGGAGGTCGTCTACCACGCGATCCGTGAGGACCTCGAGGCGCAGGGTGTGCTGTTCCTGGACACCGACACCGCGCTCAAGCAGCACGAGGACATCTTCAAGGAGTACTTCGGCACGGTGATCCCGGTCGGTGACAACAAGTTCGCCGCGCTGAACACCAGCGTCTGGTCCGGCGGCTCGTTCATCTACGTGCCGAAGGGCGTGCACGTCGACATCCCGCTGCAGGCCTACTTCCGGATCAACACGGAGAACATGGGCCAGTTCGAGCGGACCCTGATCATCGCCGACGAGGGCAGCTACGTGCACTACGTCGAGGGCTGCACGGCGCCGATCTACTCGTCCGACTCGCTGCACTCCGCGGTCGTCGAGATCATCGTGAAGAAGAACGCCCGGGTCCGGTACACGACCATCCAGAACTGGTCGAACAACGTGTACAACCTGGTCACCAAGCGCGCCACCTGCGAGGAGGGCGCGACCATGGAGTGGATCGACGGCAACATCGGCTCCAAGGTGACCATGAAGTACCCCGCCGTCTACATGACCGGCCCGCACGCCAAGGGCGAGGTGCTGTCGATCGCGATGGCCGGCGAGGGCCAGCACCAGGACTCCGGCGCCAAGATGGTGCACGCCGCGCCGCACACCTCCTCGACGATCGTGTCGAAGTCGATCGCCCGGGGCGGCGGCCGCACGTCGTACCGCGGCCTGGTCCAGGTGCTGGAGGGCTCCGCGCACTCGAAGAGCACGGTCAAGTGCGACGCGCTGCTGGTCGACACGATCTCCCGGTCGGACACGTACCCGTACGTCGACATCCGCGAGGACGACGTGAACATGGGCCACGAGGCGACCGTCTCCAAGGTCAGCGAGGACCAGCTCTTCTACCTGATGAGCCGCGGCCTGACCGAGGACGAGGCGATGGCGATGATCGTGCGCGGCTTCATCGAGCCGATCGCCAAGGAGCTCCCGATGGAGTACGCGCTGGAGCTGAACCGCCTGATCGAGCTGCAGATGGAAGGGGCCGTGGGTTAA